In Terriglobus sp. TAA 43, a single window of DNA contains:
- a CDS encoding RHS repeat-associated core domain-containing protein, with translation MSGTFGPTNLGTQTLDGSGNATFVTWTGLNSTAGTYVSNFSYSGNSSYQSSTGTTSVNVVNNPNPATTVTITPPSPAYTNSILTYIVHVSCNSACGTVSGTFGPTNLGTQTLDSSGNATFVTWQGLNSTPGTYVSNFSYNGSSSYQTSIGTTSVNVVNSPNPATTITITPPSPAYTNSYLTYVVHVSCNSACGTVIGTFGVSNWGAHALDSSGNATFVTSPGWDTSTPGTYVSTFNYSGSSSYQGSTGTMSVNVVNNPNPATTITVTPPSPAYPNSPLTFTVHVSCNSACGTVSGAFGSANWGAHPLDSSGNATLVTSATWSPTAGTYPVKFYYNGSSSYQTSIATTTISVAVPSTTITVTPPSPAYTNSILTYGVHVSCNSACGTVSGTFGPTNLGTYTLDNSGNATFVTWTGLNPTAGTYASTFTYSGNSNYQSSTATTSVNVVNNPNPPTTVTITPPSPAYTNSILTYMVHVSCNSACGTVSGTFGVSNFGTHTLDSGGNTTFVTWQGLNSTPGTYVSTFSYNGSSSYQTSIGTTSVNVVNNPNPATTVTITPPSPAYTNSILTYGVHVSCNSACGTVSGTFGVMNWGAKTLDSSGNATFVASPPWDLSIPGTYASTFTYSGSASYQGSSATTSVNLLNNPNTATTVTITPPSPAYTNSALTFTVHVSCNSACGTVSGAFGSSNWDAHPLDSSGNATLITSATWSPTAGTYPAKFYYNGSSSYQTSIATTSISVVDKSGTIYSYSITQSDGSSSGYDGVGNVIAYDDLVNQRWSVTYDSLNRIKGASQGILLGGRPFQTPTSPTGGTQQYFCWSYDSFGNRTAQVASSVTFADPSTCQLQPSADHNETTATYDPNNRFTGMLNIAYDPAGNLVQDSVNDYFYDGDGRLCATSKRVIGLLTVYIYDADGNRVGKGTFQGAADGSMPSNPCDISPANQTTYHFALTNQYIPGPDGQQMTELDGAGNWMHTNIFSGGSLIATDDSIGRHYQFNDWLGNRRMQVDLNGNVEAYYQGAPYGDQLNPSSLVTTEHYFTGKERDTESGLDNFGARYYGSTTGRFMSPDPLGGHLELPQSLNKYAYVMNNPLRYTDPTGMDIWLKGCGDSSATCKDNYVGTTDKDGNFTRTHLTGDQTKNATLGEHGLTVKEGDKTYEGVWDTNKGENGTVTVAGTGALKGYNADVTGNCGGSCVADGIVKSPGNGSADVAQAIFKVLDKNSSGYMKEAGTDGINFFHPGAVNFRGHREGDPTGIPSTHIPIDPKASTPRLGFHVDSVYPYDGVGDWLEHAGCATHTICNPTK, from the coding sequence GTGAGCGGAACATTTGGTCCAACTAACCTGGGTACTCAAACTCTCGACGGTAGCGGCAATGCCACCTTTGTCACCTGGACGGGATTGAACTCCACCGCAGGAACATACGTCTCGAATTTTTCCTACAGTGGAAATTCCAGTTATCAGAGCTCAACAGGCACGACGAGCGTGAATGTCGTCAATAACCCTAACCCGGCGACGACAGTCACCATCACTCCACCTTCGCCTGCGTACACGAATTCGATCCTCACGTACATCGTCCATGTTTCCTGCAACTCAGCGTGTGGGACTGTAAGCGGAACGTTTGGCCCAACGAACTTAGGAACCCAAACTCTTGACAGCAGCGGCAACGCGACGTTCGTTACTTGGCAAGGACTAAACTCAACCCCTGGAACCTACGTCTCGAATTTTTCGTACAACGGCAGTTCGAGCTATCAGACCTCAATCGGCACGACAAGCGTTAACGTTGTAAACAGTCCGAATCCAGCGACAACAATTACGATCACACCTCCTTCGCCTGCATACACGAATTCGTATCTGACGTACGTGGTGCATGTGTCTTGTAATTCTGCTTGCGGAACGGTAATCGGTACGTTTGGTGTATCGAACTGGGGTGCGCACGCGCTTGATAGCAGCGGCAACGCAACCTTCGTGACGTCGCCAGGATGGGACACGTCTACCCCTGGAACTTACGTTTCGACGTTTAATTACAGTGGCAGTTCGAGTTATCAGGGCTCAACGGGCACGATGAGCGTGAATGTCGTTAATAATCCGAATCCGGCGACGACCATCACCGTTACCCCACCTTCGCCCGCATATCCGAATTCGCCACTGACATTCACTGTCCATGTTTCTTGCAATTCTGCTTGCGGGACGGTGAGCGGTGCTTTCGGCTCAGCCAACTGGGGTGCTCATCCTCTCGACAGTAGTGGTAACGCCACCTTAGTTACTTCGGCAACGTGGAGTCCAACTGCCGGAACCTACCCCGTGAAGTTCTACTACAACGGTAGCTCGAGCTATCAGACCTCCATTGCCACGACGACTATCAGTGTTGCTGTTCCCTCGACAACGATCACCGTTACACCGCCTTCGCCTGCGTATACCAATTCGATCTTGACGTACGGTGTCCATGTCTCGTGCAATTCGGCGTGCGGGACTGTGAGCGGAACATTTGGTCCAACGAATCTAGGTACTTATACTCTCGACAATAGCGGCAATGCCACGTTCGTGACCTGGACCGGATTAAATCCCACAGCCGGCACGTATGCCTCGACGTTTACCTATAGTGGTAATTCGAACTATCAGAGCTCAACCGCCACGACGAGCGTGAATGTCGTGAACAATCCAAATCCCCCCACGACCGTTACCATCACTCCGCCTTCGCCTGCGTATACGAACTCGATCCTGACATACATGGTGCATGTTTCGTGCAACTCAGCTTGTGGAACGGTAAGCGGAACGTTTGGCGTATCGAACTTCGGTACTCACACGCTTGATAGCGGCGGCAATACTACCTTCGTTACCTGGCAAGGATTAAATTCAACCCCCGGAACTTACGTCTCGACGTTTTCGTATAACGGCAGTTCGAGCTATCAGACCTCAATTGGAACGACAAGCGTGAATGTCGTGAACAATCCGAATCCAGCGACGACCGTTACAATCACCCCCCCTTCGCCTGCGTATACCAATTCGATCTTGACGTACGGTGTCCATGTTTCGTGCAATTCGGCGTGCGGGACTGTGAGCGGGACATTTGGAGTAATGAACTGGGGTGCTAAGACTCTTGATAGCAGCGGGAACGCTACCTTCGTTGCTTCGCCACCATGGGACCTTTCTATCCCCGGAACCTACGCTTCGACTTTCACATACAGTGGCAGTGCGAGCTATCAAGGTTCAAGCGCCACGACGAGCGTGAATCTCCTGAATAATCCCAACACGGCAACGACCGTTACCATCACCCCACCTTCGCCTGCATATACGAATTCGGCCCTCACATTCACTGTTCATGTTTCCTGCAATTCTGCCTGTGGAACCGTGAGCGGTGCGTTCGGCTCATCCAACTGGGATGCTCACCCTCTCGACAGTAGCGGCAATGCTACGCTCATAACGTCGGCAACGTGGAGCCCCACTGCCGGAACGTATCCCGCGAAGTTCTACTACAACGGTAGTTCGAGCTATCAGACCTCCATCGCCACAACGTCCATCAGTGTTGTTGATAAGTCGGGAACGATCTATAGCTATAGCATTACGCAGTCGGATGGCAGTAGCAGCGGCTATGACGGCGTTGGTAACGTCATCGCTTACGACGATCTTGTAAACCAACGTTGGAGCGTGACATATGATTCGTTGAACCGAATCAAGGGCGCATCTCAAGGCATTCTTCTTGGAGGAAGGCCTTTCCAAACTCCAACGTCTCCTACTGGTGGCACACAGCAATATTTTTGCTGGAGCTACGACTCCTTCGGGAACCGGACAGCACAGGTTGCATCTAGCGTCACGTTTGCTGATCCAAGTACGTGTCAATTGCAGCCTTCAGCAGATCACAACGAAACAACGGCCACCTACGATCCAAACAACCGTTTCACGGGAATGCTGAATATCGCCTACGATCCCGCTGGTAACTTGGTCCAGGATAGCGTCAACGACTACTTCTACGATGGCGATGGACGCCTGTGTGCAACCTCAAAGCGTGTCATCGGTTTGCTCACGGTGTACATCTATGACGCAGACGGGAATCGTGTCGGAAAAGGAACATTTCAAGGCGCTGCCGATGGAAGCATGCCATCCAACCCATGTGACATCTCTCCTGCGAACCAGACGACCTATCACTTCGCTCTAACCAACCAGTACATCCCCGGTCCAGATGGGCAGCAGATGACGGAGTTGGACGGTGCCGGGAACTGGATGCACACCAACATCTTCTCTGGTGGTTCTCTCATCGCGACCGACGACAGCATAGGTCGCCACTACCAATTTAACGATTGGCTCGGCAACCGCCGCATGCAAGTCGATCTCAACGGTAACGTCGAAGCCTACTATCAGGGCGCCCCGTATGGGGATCAACTCAACCCATCGTCTCTTGTAACGACAGAGCACTACTTCACCGGCAAAGAGAGAGACACGGAAAGCGGATTAGATAACTTCGGCGCGCGCTACTACGGAAGTACGACGGGTCGCTTCATGTCGCCCGATCCTCTGGGTGGACATCTTGAACTGCCGCAGAGCTTGAACAAGTACGCATATGTGATGAACAATCCGCTAAGATATACCGACCCGACGGGCATGGATATATGGCTCAAGGGCTGCGGAGATAGCAGTGCAACCTGCAAAGACAACTACGTTGGAACGACCGACAAAGACGGGAACTTTACTCGAACCCATCTGACGGGCGATCAAACAAAAAATGCGACGCTTGGGGAGCACGGCCTCACCGTCAAAGAAGGTGACAAGACATACGAGGGAGTGTGGGATACCAACAAGGGCGAGAACGGCACAGTAACCGTTGCTGGGACCGGTGCGCTGAAGGGGTATAACGCAGATGTGACTGGCAACTGCGGAGGCTCATGCGTAGCTGACGGTATAGTGAAGTCGCCGGGAAACGGCTCTGCTGATGTTGCTCAAGCAATCTTCAAAGTTCTCGACAAAAACAGCAGTGGCTACATGAAAGAAGCCGGTACAGATGGCATCAACTTCTTCCATCCGGGAGCTGTCAACTTCCGGGGTCATCGCGAGGGCGATCCAACCGGCATCCCATCGACTCATATCCCAATCGACCCGAAAGCAAGCACGCCGAGGCTGGGCTTCCACGTCGACAGCGTCTACCCGTACGACGGCGTGGGCGACTGGCTAGAACATGCAGGGTGCGCGACTCACACGATCTGCAATCCAACGAAGTGA
- a CDS encoding tyrosine-type recombinase/integrase encodes MRLDEGITRFVMSKRAAGVAFVQSAHMLNRFKRHVGDVALSEVTVEDIASFLRLSIRRPYVWHAHYNLLKRFLEHWAQAAEIEPMLMPEKRVRVRSVYLPYVYSVAEVRRLLEGTGKSQSSKACEFDAKCFRAILFVLFATGMTVGEVLRLKHQDLDMRRRIIKISASPLHRGRIIPVSLQFRTVIREFCSSRFNRAYESGLLFVTRSGEAIQPDSLRRSFRRLVKQCGVRRRDGISDWPRMTDFRASFAVLRIADWLKRGTNLNAMLPALSAYLGLSCMQSMDKYMRLTPERFIKPLKYSALASLVDLGAKKLT; translated from the coding sequence TTGAGACTCGATGAAGGGATTACCCGATTTGTTATGTCGAAGCGAGCAGCAGGAGTCGCCTTCGTCCAATCTGCGCATATGCTAAATCGATTTAAACGTCACGTTGGTGACGTCGCTCTTAGTGAGGTCACAGTGGAAGACATTGCCAGTTTTCTCAGACTGAGCATTCGTCGACCTTACGTCTGGCATGCACATTACAACCTACTGAAGCGTTTCTTAGAGCATTGGGCGCAAGCCGCCGAGATAGAGCCTATGCTGATGCCTGAGAAAAGAGTCCGTGTGCGCTCGGTATACCTGCCATATGTCTATTCCGTTGCAGAAGTACGCCGGCTCCTGGAAGGCACGGGAAAGAGCCAATCGAGCAAAGCTTGTGAATTCGACGCCAAATGCTTTCGGGCTATTCTCTTTGTCCTCTTCGCTACCGGTATGACTGTCGGCGAGGTCTTGCGACTAAAACATCAAGATCTCGATATGCGGAGGCGGATCATCAAAATCTCTGCTTCCCCTCTTCATCGGGGCCGGATCATTCCCGTAAGTCTGCAATTCCGCACAGTCATACGAGAGTTCTGCTCTTCGCGATTCAATCGCGCATATGAAAGTGGCCTTTTGTTTGTCACCAGATCCGGAGAAGCCATACAGCCAGATTCGCTCAGACGGAGTTTCCGCAGGCTTGTAAAGCAATGTGGAGTGCGTCGTCGAGACGGCATCTCTGATTGGCCTAGGATGACTGATTTTCGCGCCAGCTTCGCGGTTCTACGAATCGCCGACTGGCTCAAGCGTGGAACAAACCTAAATGCTATGCTTCCGGCTCTTAGTGCCTATCTGGGACTGTCATGCATGCAATCGATGGACAAATATATGAGGTTGACCCCGGAACGATTCATCAAGCCGCTCAAATACTCAGCCCTTGCAAGCCTTGTCGACCTGGGCGCGAAGAAACTGACCTAA
- a CDS encoding tyrosine-type recombinase/integrase produces MKTHTPLITLFRRDVRTRHENSPFLEERNRYLKHLAQNGSSPRRIRTIASILVTLLRFLDLETSPDVTLCAVENAQRLWMESFNSRHRRPVNEESRDEFRRIALHWLKFCDLLAPEPIPVYPYGDILPRFVEHLRDVMGMADETVKKSRLQALWFLRWANDRRESLSEISSSDVQAYLAHRESIGHKPRSIATSSQVLRSFFRYAEEKHLTHDNIASRIQGPSVPRYDPDPQGPRWADIRRLIDSRVGCKASDLRGRAILMLFAIYGLRSSEVSRLSLDDFNWFNGTFVVRRAKHGGAQRFPLQYEVGEAILEYLKRARPVGCRSRNLLVTLHPPYRPVPVGSLLGVVNLRLKGLSIRSPQGGPRGLRHACATELLRKGHSLSEIADFLGHRSTGSVSVYAKPSASSLRRVSTFDLGGLA; encoded by the coding sequence ATGAAGACACACACACCACTTATCACTTTGTTCCGACGGGATGTGCGAACACGGCACGAAAATTCGCCTTTCTTGGAAGAGCGCAATCGATATCTCAAGCATCTAGCGCAGAATGGCTCCAGCCCGAGACGGATTCGAACAATCGCCAGCATCCTGGTGACCCTGCTCCGATTCTTAGACCTGGAGACCAGCCCCGACGTCACGCTGTGTGCCGTTGAAAACGCGCAAAGGCTTTGGATGGAGAGTTTCAACAGTCGCCACAGACGGCCAGTGAACGAGGAGTCCAGGGACGAATTTCGAAGAATAGCTCTGCACTGGCTCAAGTTCTGCGATCTTTTGGCTCCCGAACCTATTCCCGTCTACCCATACGGCGACATTCTTCCGCGCTTCGTTGAGCATTTGCGCGATGTCATGGGGATGGCGGATGAGACGGTGAAGAAGTCACGACTACAGGCACTCTGGTTCCTACGGTGGGCTAACGACAGGCGCGAAAGCCTTTCTGAAATTTCAAGTAGTGATGTGCAAGCGTATCTCGCACATCGCGAATCGATCGGGCACAAGCCGCGCTCCATCGCAACATCAAGTCAAGTTCTCCGATCGTTCTTCCGGTATGCCGAAGAAAAGCATCTGACACACGACAACATAGCGAGTCGCATACAAGGACCGTCTGTTCCGCGATACGACCCCGATCCCCAAGGTCCTCGTTGGGCTGATATTCGTCGGCTCATTGATTCACGCGTCGGATGTAAAGCAAGCGATCTTCGTGGGCGTGCCATCCTGATGCTCTTTGCTATCTATGGTCTCCGTAGCTCAGAGGTTTCCCGACTGTCGTTGGATGACTTCAACTGGTTTAACGGCACATTCGTTGTAAGACGAGCAAAGCACGGAGGCGCGCAGCGTTTCCCGCTGCAGTATGAAGTTGGGGAAGCTATCTTGGAATATCTCAAAAGAGCGAGGCCGGTGGGGTGCCGCAGCCGCAACCTTCTTGTTACGTTGCATCCGCCCTACCGACCGGTCCCAGTCGGCTCTCTGCTCGGTGTTGTGAATTTGAGACTCAAGGGTCTATCGATTCGCAGCCCACAAGGAGGCCCGAGAGGTCTTCGGCACGCATGCGCGACGGAGTTGTTACGCAAAGGGCACTCTCTATCGGAGATCGCAGACTTTCTTGGCCACCGCAGCACCGGTTCCGTGAGTGTTTATGCGAAGCCTTCAGCTTCTTCACTTCGACGGGTTTCCACATTTGATTTGGGAGGACTCGCTTGA
- a CDS encoding BlaI/MecI/CopY family transcriptional regulator, whose translation MAAAKLTKLEFQIMDALWNRGEASIREIQEAFPEKKRPGYTTVQKTIYRMEEKKIVRRVRKVGNFHIFAATTTRDAAQRRLVDELLAFFGGKSRPVVAHLIGAGKLTLEDVEFAEKTLKEMRNGGDPK comes from the coding sequence ATGGCCGCGGCGAAGCTAACGAAGCTGGAGTTTCAGATCATGGATGCCCTCTGGAATCGAGGGGAAGCGTCGATCCGAGAGATTCAGGAGGCCTTCCCTGAGAAGAAGAGACCTGGTTATACGACTGTCCAAAAGACCATCTATCGCATGGAAGAGAAGAAGATCGTTCGTCGTGTGCGTAAGGTGGGGAACTTTCACATCTTCGCGGCTACAACGACTCGCGATGCAGCGCAACGCAGGCTTGTTGATGAACTACTCGCGTTCTTTGGTGGAAAGTCTCGTCCAGTGGTGGCTCATCTGATTGGTGCTGGGAAGCTAACGCTTGAAGACGTTGAGTTCGCCGAAAAGACACTCAAGGAGATGAGGAACGGAGGCGATCCTAAATGA
- a CDS encoding M56 family metallopeptidase, which yields MMRELIIQLKNSEPTLANHLLQSTVFAGLIGLLTLLLRKNRARVRHCLWFSASVKFLLPFSLLFALGSLLPKQHSPFNNRALSNTLESVGQPFSGSAIAPAVPLQDLPSEPTGYLALALLCVWSCGTLSVFAVWGTRWRRVSALLKHAAPLTHGREIEILQRIESLVWAPSQVVVLGVSDRMEPGVFGIVRPVIFWPLQLTERLEDEHIESILVHELMHIRRHDNLIAAIHMTVEALFWFHPLVWWMGSRMVVERERACDEATIQLIGKPDVYAESLLKASRFCVESPAMCVSGMASADLKNRIVRIMTGNIVQDLTPLWRLLLGTVVFLSLSIPVFFGVVRAASIQDNRRVADKHLKFSVVSIRPSKAGGPQTAGVPTQDGYEMKNMFLALPILSAYVPQTGGASAYSDRQVIGLPSWAYSDDDRYNISAKVDEADLADWHDPLKQPEMLRAMLQSMLADRLKLVVHRDTKDAQVYLLTVGKDGPKFKESNPAEAHAGAHPFPGGGLLSMERSEGEITMHFFGISIAQLTHSLSPDWQVQDQTGLFGKYDITLREPIASSVSPDGSQQAPAEASPGSLAQQVGLKLVPAKGKVETLVIDHIERPSEN from the coding sequence ATGATGAGAGAACTGATCATCCAATTAAAGAACTCAGAGCCGACGCTGGCGAATCACCTTCTTCAGTCCACCGTGTTCGCGGGATTGATAGGATTATTGACACTCTTGCTGAGGAAGAATCGTGCCCGTGTTAGGCACTGCCTCTGGTTCTCAGCCTCAGTTAAGTTCCTGCTTCCTTTTTCGTTGTTGTTTGCACTCGGCAGCCTTCTCCCCAAACAACATTCCCCGTTCAATAATCGCGCTCTGTCCAACACCCTTGAGTCCGTCGGGCAGCCGTTTTCTGGTTCGGCCATTGCGCCAGCAGTACCTCTACAAGATCTCCCGAGTGAACCTACAGGCTATCTTGCGCTAGCGTTGCTGTGCGTATGGAGCTGCGGCACCCTGTCTGTATTTGCGGTCTGGGGCACGCGATGGAGACGAGTCTCGGCATTGCTGAAGCATGCCGCGCCGCTGACTCATGGCCGAGAGATAGAGATATTACAACGCATTGAATCGCTCGTCTGGGCACCTAGCCAGGTCGTCGTATTGGGAGTATCCGACCGGATGGAGCCAGGTGTCTTTGGTATCGTCCGACCGGTGATATTTTGGCCACTACAACTTACCGAGAGGCTGGAAGATGAACATATCGAATCCATTCTCGTGCATGAACTTATGCACATACGACGCCACGACAATCTAATTGCCGCAATCCACATGACAGTGGAGGCCTTATTTTGGTTTCATCCGCTGGTCTGGTGGATGGGCTCCCGGATGGTCGTGGAGCGTGAGCGTGCCTGCGATGAAGCGACGATACAACTGATCGGAAAACCAGACGTCTACGCTGAGAGCCTCCTGAAAGCGTCCAGATTCTGTGTCGAGTCCCCCGCGATGTGCGTATCAGGCATGGCTAGTGCTGACCTCAAGAATCGAATCGTCAGAATCATGACCGGGAACATTGTGCAGGACTTGACTCCGTTGTGGCGGCTCCTGCTTGGAACGGTCGTGTTTCTATCGTTGAGCATTCCGGTATTCTTCGGTGTCGTTCGCGCGGCCAGTATTCAAGACAATCGCAGGGTGGCAGATAAACACCTGAAGTTCTCTGTTGTTTCCATACGACCGAGCAAAGCAGGTGGTCCGCAGACTGCGGGCGTACCAACACAAGATGGCTACGAAATGAAGAACATGTTTCTGGCACTGCCGATCCTGTCAGCGTATGTTCCACAAACCGGTGGGGCATCGGCCTATTCGGATAGACAGGTCATCGGACTCCCTAGCTGGGCATACAGCGATGACGACCGGTACAACATCAGCGCGAAAGTTGATGAGGCGGATCTCGCCGATTGGCACGATCCACTCAAACAGCCTGAAATGCTACGAGCCATGCTGCAATCTATGCTGGCTGACAGACTGAAATTAGTCGTGCATCGCGATACGAAGGATGCCCAGGTGTATTTGCTTACTGTGGGTAAGGACGGACCTAAATTCAAAGAGTCAAATCCAGCCGAGGCACATGCAGGTGCTCATCCATTTCCTGGGGGCGGATTACTCTCGATGGAACGCAGCGAGGGAGAGATCACAATGCACTTTTTCGGGATCTCAATAGCCCAATTAACCCATTCGCTTTCGCCCGACTGGCAGGTTCAAGACCAAACTGGTCTCTTTGGGAAATACGACATCACACTGCGAGAGCCAATTGCTTCGTCGGTTTCTCCAGACGGCTCACAGCAAGCTCCAGCCGAAGCTTCTCCTGGCTCTCTGGCACAGCAGGTCGGTTTGAAGCTGGTACCTGCAAAAGGAAAAGTGGAAACACTCGTGATCGACCACATCGAGAGACCTTCAGAAAACTGA